A region from the Pelagovum pacificum genome encodes:
- a CDS encoding branched-chain amino acid ABC transporter permease, with translation MSNALRISLLSALIAALLVGTGFVQGWNTALLILNMGLVSAIMSLGVNLQWGLAGLFNVGVMGFVALGGLAVVLVAVSPVGEAWSAGGPRMMLAMVLGAATVAGAILVQKRLTGPLRFWATLAVIVVGFIVYRMAFYPARDAIEAVSPAATGFLGGLGLPVILAWPVGGLLAAGAAWIIGKTALGLRSDYLAIATLGIAEIIIAILKNEDWLARGVKNVNGLPRPVPYEIDLQNDPGFVDSATSMGFDVITASTLYVKAGYALLFAAVLILLLVLAQLALNSPWGRMMRAIRDNETAAEAMGKDVTRRHLQVFILGSAICGIAGAMMTTLDGQLTPGTYQPLRFTFLIWVMVIVGGSGNNYGAALGGILIWWLWVEVEPIGFWLLSNIAAVLPDGSAFAEHLIDSAAHMRLLTMGLILLLVLRFSPRGLVPEQ, from the coding sequence ATGAGCAACGCTCTTCGCATCTCGCTTCTCTCCGCGCTCATCGCGGCACTTCTGGTCGGCACGGGCTTCGTGCAGGGCTGGAACACGGCGCTGCTGATCCTGAACATGGGACTCGTCTCGGCGATCATGTCGCTCGGCGTGAACCTGCAATGGGGCCTCGCCGGCCTGTTCAACGTCGGCGTGATGGGCTTCGTCGCGCTCGGCGGGCTTGCGGTGGTGCTGGTCGCGGTCTCGCCCGTGGGCGAGGCATGGTCGGCAGGTGGTCCGCGCATGATGCTGGCGATGGTCCTCGGCGCGGCCACGGTGGCCGGGGCGATCCTGGTGCAGAAGCGGCTGACCGGACCGTTGCGGTTCTGGGCGACGCTCGCGGTCATCGTCGTCGGCTTCATCGTCTACCGCATGGCCTTCTATCCCGCCCGCGACGCGATCGAGGCGGTGAGCCCCGCCGCGACCGGCTTCCTTGGCGGGCTCGGCCTGCCGGTCATCCTCGCCTGGCCGGTCGGGGGGCTGCTCGCCGCCGGCGCCGCGTGGATCATCGGCAAGACCGCGCTCGGCCTGCGGTCCGACTACCTCGCCATCGCGACGCTCGGCATTGCCGAGATCATCATCGCGATCCTGAAGAACGAGGACTGGCTGGCCCGTGGCGTGAAGAACGTGAACGGGCTGCCCCGCCCCGTGCCCTACGAGATCGACCTGCAGAACGATCCCGGCTTCGTCGACAGCGCGACCTCGATGGGCTTCGACGTCATCACCGCCTCAACCCTCTACGTGAAAGCGGGCTACGCGCTGCTTTTCGCGGCGGTGCTGATCCTGTTGCTCGTGCTGGCGCAACTCGCGCTGAACTCCCCCTGGGGTCGGATGATGCGCGCGATCCGCGACAACGAGACGGCGGCGGAGGCGATGGGCAAGGACGTCACCCGGCGGCACCTGCAGGTCTTCATCCTCGGCTCCGCGATCTGCGGCATCGCGGGCGCGATGATGACGACGCTCGACGGTCAGCTGACGCCCGGCACCTACCAGCCGCTGCGTTTCACGTTCCTCATCTGGGTCATGGTGATCGTCGGCGGGTCCGGCAACAATTACGGTGCCGCGCTCGGCGGGATCCTGATCTGGTGGCTTTGGGTCGAGGTGGAGCCGATCGGCTTCTGGCTGCTGTCCAATATCGCCGCCGTCCTGCCCGATGGCAGCGCGTTCGCCGAACACCTGATCGATTCCGCGGCGCACATGCGACTGTTGACCATGGGGCTGATCCTGCTGCTGGTGCTGAGGTTCAGCCCACGGGGGCTCGTCCCCGAACAATGA
- a CDS encoding branched-chain amino acid ABC transporter permease, whose translation MDPLNALIVLANFVIIPAMAYGAQLSLGALGVTLIYGILRFSNFAHADGMAAGTAATILFTWWLQALGVSLGPLPTALLAIPVGIAVAAALLLGTDRVVYRFYRARRAAPVVLVIVSMGVMFVYNGLVRFVIGVDDQNFADGERFLISVRDFREMTGLEEGLAIKTSQALTVVTAVIVVALLFWFLQRTRTGKSMRAFSDNEDLALLSGINPEKVVTVTWLIVAALATIAGVLYGLDKSFKPFTYFQLLLPIFASAIVGGLGSPLGAIAGGFIIAFAEVTITYPLKKVLSYLMPESMEPDGLIQLLSTDYKFAVSFVILIVVLLVRPTGLFRGQSV comes from the coding sequence ATGGATCCACTCAACGCCCTGATCGTGCTGGCGAACTTCGTCATCATCCCGGCGATGGCCTATGGCGCGCAGCTGTCACTCGGCGCGCTCGGCGTGACACTGATCTACGGGATCCTCCGGTTCTCGAACTTCGCCCATGCCGACGGCATGGCGGCGGGCACTGCGGCGACGATCCTGTTCACGTGGTGGCTGCAGGCGCTCGGCGTGTCGCTCGGTCCGCTTCCGACGGCGCTGCTTGCCATTCCTGTCGGGATCGCGGTGGCGGCTGCGTTGCTGCTTGGCACCGACCGGGTGGTCTACCGCTTCTACCGGGCCCGCCGCGCCGCGCCGGTGGTGCTGGTGATCGTCTCGATGGGGGTCATGTTCGTCTATAACGGCCTCGTCCGCTTCGTGATCGGCGTCGACGATCAGAACTTCGCCGACGGTGAGCGCTTCCTGATCTCGGTGCGGGACTTCCGCGAGATGACGGGCCTCGAGGAGGGGCTCGCCATCAAGACCTCGCAGGCGCTGACCGTGGTGACGGCGGTGATCGTCGTCGCCCTGCTCTTCTGGTTCCTGCAGCGCACCCGCACGGGCAAGTCGATGCGCGCCTTCTCCGACAACGAGGACCTCGCGCTGCTGTCGGGCATCAACCCCGAGAAGGTCGTCACCGTGACATGGCTGATCGTCGCCGCGCTCGCCACGATCGCCGGTGTGCTCTACGGCCTCGACAAGAGCTTCAAGCCCTTCACCTACTTCCAGCTGCTGCTGCCGATCTTCGCCTCCGCCATCGTCGGTGGCCTCGGCTCGCCGCTCGGGGCCATCGCGGGCGGCTTCATCATCGCCTTCGCCGAGGTGACCATCACCTATCCGCTGAAGAAGGTCCTGAGCTACCTGATGCCCGAGAGCATGGAGCCGGATGGCCTGATCCAGCTGCTGTCGACCGACTACAAGTTCGCGGTCTCCTTCGTCATCCTGATCGTGGTGCTGCTCGTGCGGCCCACGGGTCTGTTCCGGGGGCAATCGGTATGA
- a CDS encoding ABC transporter ATP-binding protein, giving the protein MTDAYSDRGNKDRSIANPHGRGELTPGSAGTPSPSTETAYLAGVGMTGGYGKGADILHDCTVAVEKGEIAVIVGPNGAGKSTAMKAVFGMLNLRQGHVMLDGEDISTLTPQARVAKGMGFVPQVRNIFASLSVEENLEMGAFIRRDDFRPTMEQIYDLFPILRDKRRQPAGELSGGQRQQVAVGRALMTKPKVLMLDEPTAGVSPIVMDELFDRIIEVSRTGIPILMVEQNARQALEIADKGYVLVQGRNAFTGTGRELLADEEVRKSFLGG; this is encoded by the coding sequence GTGACGGACGCCTATTCCGACCGCGGCAACAAGGACCGCTCCATCGCCAACCCGCACGGGCGCGGCGAGCTGACACCGGGCAGCGCAGGCACGCCGTCGCCCTCGACCGAGACCGCCTACCTCGCCGGGGTCGGCATGACGGGCGGCTACGGCAAGGGCGCCGACATCCTCCACGACTGCACGGTTGCAGTGGAGAAGGGCGAGATCGCAGTCATCGTCGGCCCGAACGGCGCCGGCAAGTCGACTGCCATGAAGGCCGTCTTCGGAATGCTCAACCTGCGGCAGGGCCACGTCATGTTGGACGGAGAGGACATCTCCACCCTGACCCCGCAGGCGCGGGTCGCCAAGGGCATGGGCTTCGTGCCGCAGGTGCGCAACATCTTCGCCTCCCTCTCCGTCGAGGAAAACCTCGAGATGGGCGCCTTCATCCGGCGCGACGATTTCCGTCCGACGATGGAGCAGATCTACGACCTGTTCCCGATCCTGCGCGACAAGCGCCGCCAGCCGGCGGGCGAGCTGTCGGGCGGTCAGCGCCAGCAGGTCGCCGTGGGCCGCGCGCTCATGACCAAACCGAAGGTGCTGATGCTGGACGAGCCGACCGCCGGCGTCTCGCCCATCGTGATGGACGAGCTGTTCGACCGCATCATCGAGGTCAGCCGCACCGGCATTCCGATCCTGATGGTCGAACAGAACGCGCGCCAGGCGCTCGAGATCGCGGACAAGGGATATGTCCTCGTGCAGGGCCGCAACGCCTTCACCGGCACCGGGCGCGAGCTTCTGGCGGACGAGGAAGTCCGCAAGTCGTTCCTCGGTGGGTGA
- a CDS encoding DUF1795 domain-containing protein: MRTALLFALLAAPTAHAAEGCDSFPEQVRFCYVAAGVEPVGAPQETGPTRYFGEEFGVVLEVAPLSAVPYADPALMRPILNDYLARQRGFDDGLPVLKEDRIALPDRPAEQVVFEFDRDGVPTTVADTLALGDGFGLYVQTYAQDAEFTEAHRAFHDRVLAAISLPPVEANDLGLGPGGEGRPLKTEAGQ; this comes from the coding sequence ATGCGCACCGCGCTCCTCTTCGCACTTCTCGCCGCGCCGACCGCTCACGCCGCGGAGGGCTGCGACAGTTTTCCCGAGCAGGTCCGCTTCTGCTACGTCGCCGCCGGTGTGGAGCCGGTCGGCGCCCCGCAGGAGACCGGACCGACCCGTTACTTCGGCGAAGAATTCGGGGTCGTGCTGGAAGTCGCGCCGCTTTCTGCCGTGCCCTACGCCGACCCCGCGCTGATGCGGCCGATCCTGAACGACTACCTCGCCCGCCAGCGGGGCTTCGACGATGGCCTGCCGGTGCTGAAGGAGGATCGGATCGCCCTGCCCGACCGCCCGGCGGAGCAGGTGGTGTTCGAGTTCGACCGCGACGGTGTGCCGACGACGGTCGCGGACACGCTCGCGCTTGGCGACGGCTTTGGTCTCTATGTGCAGACCTATGCGCAGGACGCGGAATTCACCGAGGCGCACCGCGCGTTTCACGACCGCGTGCTCGCCGCGATCTCGCTGCCACCGGTCGAGGCGAACGACCTCGGCCTCGGGCCGGGTGGCGAAGGTCGACCGCTGAAGACGGAGGCCGGGCAATGA
- a CDS encoding ABC transporter ATP-binding protein has product MIRVENVVKAFGGIHAVDGANLSIETGTITGLIGPNGAGKTTLFNVIAGALPPTSGKVTLEGEDITGLPPHELFHKGLLRTFQIAHEFSSMTVRENLMMVPASQTGETLWNSWFRRGAIRSEEKALAAKADEVLDFLTIDHLADERAGNLSGGQKKLLELGRTMMVDARVVFLDEVGAGVNRTLLNTIGDAIQRLNRERGYTFVVIEHDMDFIARLCDPVIVMAEGKVLAQGTIDEIKANEQVIEAYLGTGLKNKDKLETPA; this is encoded by the coding sequence ATGATAAGGGTCGAAAACGTCGTGAAGGCGTTCGGCGGCATTCATGCCGTCGACGGGGCCAACCTGTCGATCGAGACGGGCACCATCACCGGGCTGATCGGCCCGAACGGTGCCGGCAAGACCACGCTTTTCAACGTCATCGCGGGCGCGTTGCCGCCGACCAGTGGGAAGGTCACGCTCGAAGGCGAGGACATCACGGGCCTGCCGCCGCACGAACTGTTCCACAAGGGTCTGCTGCGCACCTTCCAGATTGCGCACGAATTCTCCTCGATGACCGTCCGCGAGAACCTGATGATGGTGCCCGCCAGCCAGACGGGCGAGACACTCTGGAACTCCTGGTTCCGCCGCGGTGCCATCCGGTCGGAGGAAAAGGCGCTCGCCGCGAAGGCCGACGAGGTGCTGGACTTCCTGACCATCGACCACCTCGCAGACGAGCGGGCCGGCAACCTCTCCGGCGGTCAGAAAAAGCTGCTGGAGCTCGGCCGCACCATGATGGTCGACGCGCGGGTCGTCTTCCTCGACGAAGTGGGCGCCGGCGTGAACCGCACGCTGCTGAACACCATCGGCGACGCGATCCAGCGCCTGAACCGTGAGCGCGGCTACACGTTCGTCGTCATCGAGCACGACATGGATTTCATCGCCCGCCTTTGCGACCCGGTCATCGTCATGGCCGAGGGCAAGGTGCTGGCGCAGGGCACGATCGACGAGATCAAGGCCAACGAGCAGGTGATCGAGGCCTACCTGGGCACCGGTCTCAAGAACAAGGACAAGCTGGAGACGCCCGCGTGA
- a CDS encoding ABC transporter substrate-binding protein → MKKLLLASVAMTAGTAAMAQEEIPLGIILGFTGPIESLTQHMGDGAELAITEVNESGLLLDGATVTPIRGDSTCVDSGAATAVAEQQINGDGIKGIVGAACSGATTAILSNVAVPNGMVMISPSATSPALSSADDNGLFFRTAPSDARQGVVMAEILLEQGVESVAVTYTNNDYGKGLADAFEAAYTEMGGEITISASHEDGKADYSAEVGALSAAGGDRLVVAGYVDQGGAGIVRSAIDTGAFDTFHFPDGMIGTSLTDQFGDEIEGSTGQHPGTDSDGVDMFAELVGDAFDSTSPFTPESYDAAALIMLAMQAAGSTEPSDYMGEIENVANAPGEEIYPGELAKALELIAAGEDVDYVGASAVELVNGGESAGNYREIVIEGGEITTVQYR, encoded by the coding sequence ATGAAGAAACTTCTGCTGGCCTCCGTCGCAATGACGGCCGGGACCGCCGCGATGGCGCAAGAGGAGATCCCGCTCGGGATCATTCTCGGCTTCACGGGCCCGATCGAGAGCCTGACGCAGCACATGGGCGACGGCGCCGAGCTCGCCATCACCGAAGTGAACGAGAGCGGCCTGCTTCTGGACGGCGCCACCGTGACGCCGATCCGCGGCGATTCCACCTGCGTGGACTCGGGCGCGGCGACGGCCGTTGCCGAACAGCAGATCAACGGTGACGGCATCAAGGGGATCGTCGGCGCAGCCTGTTCCGGCGCGACCACGGCGATCCTGTCGAACGTGGCGGTGCCTAACGGCATGGTCATGATCTCGCCCTCTGCGACCTCGCCCGCGCTGTCCTCCGCCGACGACAACGGCCTGTTCTTCCGGACCGCCCCGTCCGACGCGCGTCAGGGCGTCGTGATGGCCGAGATCCTGCTCGAGCAGGGCGTCGAGTCCGTGGCCGTGACCTACACCAACAACGACTACGGCAAGGGCCTCGCCGACGCGTTCGAAGCGGCCTACACCGAGATGGGTGGCGAGATCACGATCAGCGCCTCCCACGAGGACGGCAAGGCCGACTACTCGGCCGAAGTTGGTGCGCTCTCCGCCGCCGGCGGTGATCGCCTCGTCGTCGCGGGCTACGTCGACCAGGGCGGCGCTGGCATCGTGCGCAGCGCGATCGACACCGGCGCTTTCGATACGTTCCACTTCCCCGACGGGATGATCGGCACCTCGCTCACCGACCAGTTCGGCGACGAGATCGAAGGCTCCACCGGTCAGCACCCCGGCACCGACAGCGACGGCGTCGACATGTTTGCCGAGCTCGTCGGCGACGCGTTCGACTCCACCTCGCCGTTCACGCCGGAAAGCTATGACGCCGCGGCGCTCATCATGCTGGCGATGCAGGCGGCGGGTTCGACCGAGCCCTCCGACTACATGGGCGAGATCGAGAACGTGGCCAACGCCCCGGGCGAAGAGATCTACCCCGGTGAGCTTGCCAAGGCGCTCGAACTGATCGCCGCTGGCGAGGATGTCGACTACGTCGGCGCCTCCGCGGTCGAGCTGGTCAACGGCGGCGAGAGTGCGGGCAACTACCGCGAGATCGTCATCGAGGGCGGCGAGATCACCACGGTCCAGTACCGCTGA